The following DNA comes from Pseudopipra pipra isolate bDixPip1 chromosome 14, bDixPip1.hap1, whole genome shotgun sequence.
aaagagaaatacacGTCCTGTGCTTTCCTAAGGTGACCTTTAAAATGAAGAAACCATTTGATTCACCCCTAAAGGGAATATCTTCTATGCCCAGCCCTGAAAGCAGCTGTCAGGGAACACCAGGGCAGTGGGAATCCCCAGGACAgccctcctggggctcctggggaCAGAGCCACCGACCCTCCCTGCTGGCCCTGCTTGGCGACTGATCCAGGGAGCATCTCCTCTCCAATTCCTGGAGCTTGGGAAGGGTGTGAGGGGCATCCCGTGGCAGAGAGACAGGAGAAATGTAAAAGTgtcttttaatataaatatagatCCATCTGAAGTGCTGCAGGAGAGGACCGTGCCCCGCGAGGGATGCCCGGGATGGTGGGTGGGCTCAGTGGGTACCTCTTCCCGGCCAGCACGGGGGGGACCGACCCCGGGTGTCACCCGGGCACCCCCGGGTGGGCAGGGCTAGAGCCGGGCCACCAGCAGCGGCagggccagcagggccaggacacGGGGGTGCAGGGGAGTGGCCGAGCCCCGCAGCGTGGCCTGGTTGGTCTCAGCGGCAGGCGAGCCCCGGGCGCTGGCCAGGCGACCCCGggagctgcacagctcctgcaggttCCCCTGGAACTGGATCTTGCGGGACTCCTGGCGCAGCGACTCCCAGATCGCGGACGCTTCCACGGGGCATTTCGACAGCACCTCGCTGGCGCAGGTGTGGAAGTCGTCCCAGGAcctggggaggagggcaggagtGGGGGGGGATGCTGGCGGCAGGTCACTCGGCCTCCCAGCGGCTCCCACAGGGACGGGGACACTCACTTGCAGATGGTGTCCAGCTCCTGCGCCTCCTCGCcgccctcctcctgctgctgccggACGCTCTGGGCCATGCTGTCCCCCAGGCTGATGAGGCAGCCGGCGAAGCCCTTGTAGATGGTGTCGCACTGCCCGGCCATGCTCACGGGCTCCTGGCTCGcggctgggggggcacagagaggagagACGGAGCTGAGCCCCCGCGGATCCCCCGACAGCATCGCCTGCCCGGCTCGGGGGTGGCTGGGGGTGAGGGTGGCACGGGGTGGGGGTGACACCGGGGCTCTGAAACGTGGCGAGGGGCTTCTGCATCCCCCTGGACCCCCCggcaccccctccctgggcgCTCGTAGCGAACCTTCGCTCCTGGCCCGGGACCCGGCGCGGCACAATGTGATGACCCCGCAGCGATGCTGCCATTAGCCACGGGGCTCCTGCCGGCCGCGTCGCCTCGGGCCTCCCCGGCTCTCCTCGGAGCCATCTGTCCCGGCCTTTATCCCCTGACAGCAAAGATTAATTTGTGACTAcaacgggaaaaaaaaaaatcagcaaacaaAGCAAAGGCTCAGCAAGCTGGAGTCCCTGCTCCGACTgcagggggagagagggggaaagaggaaaggaaaaggaaagtggaaagggggaaggggagacggagaaggaagaggaagggaaaggggaaaggaaagagagaatggaaggggaaggggaaaagggaaggaaaagggagggaagaggaaggggaagggggaatggaaa
Coding sequences within:
- the NRN1L gene encoding neuritin-like protein isoform X1 yields the protein MGGGCWRLLGVVCPLLLHLAASQEPVSMAGQCDTIYKGFAGCLISLGDSMAQSVRQQQEEGGEEAQELDTICKSWDDFHTCASEVLSKCPVEASAIWESLRQESRKIQFQGNLQELCSSRGRLASARGSPAAETNQATLRGSATPLHPRVLALLALPLLVARL
- the NRN1L gene encoding neuritin-like protein isoform X2 — its product is MAGQCDTIYKGFAGCLISLGDSMAQSVRQQQEEGGEEAQELDTICKSWDDFHTCASEVLSKCPVEASAIWESLRQESRKIQFQGNLQELCSSRGRLASARGSPAAETNQATLRGSATPLHPRVLALLALPLLVARL